The Gavia stellata isolate bGavSte3 chromosome 26, bGavSte3.hap2, whole genome shotgun sequence genome has a window encoding:
- the LOC132319255 gene encoding maestro heat-like repeat-containing protein family member 2B, which yields MRALRGTSLLKRLQDNEGDRVETYRELESVLQGEDVCLTSGVLNRLIAEASSDVRAAQSLSYVLEMLEAVEAPVPRGTALAVSTAVHRQLSDATKELGRAHKAVLSRCVVLQARICPEETVLFLQSQLSGGSEAGRVAALGLLGALAHSDAPAVREKLPQVVEAVGSVCNDPSAQVRRAVLEFIRELLSSGSQSCWAWDVVGHIFNEFSRSSGRLVAGGLFAWETPEDGALRALCVDILGSLDVSLRGMTKLLWPRLLQYVVPAQYSGMLIPLSRCLRALVERRERAGCKEEEEEPDAMDSQEQARLPAPQALLARLLVVAADPYVSGERAVAALQLLQALHGRIHRALGAAWATEIPLLLQYLEGKNGSCLDSAEWEHRVLKFLRASLEPIKDKAWTVGLSQELSQQLGSSAPGSWEKLFLYKALGTALAACRDLRHVQGQVLRFLQETNAMELSEAQGMISVVSHAAESHFHLVLDTVTVFSAAFTGDGFSQTSMGWKVQQRQKMERAQAIR from the exons ATGAGAGCGCTCAGAG GGACTTCTCTGCTCAAGCGGCTGCAAGACAATGAG ggtgaccgAGTGGAGACGTACCGGGAGCTGGAGAGCGTCTTGCAGGGAGAGGACGTCTGTTTGACGAGCGGTGTCCTGAACCGCCTGATAGCAGAGGCGTCCAGTGACGTgcgagcagcccag AGCCTCAGCTATGTCCTGGAGATGCTGGAGGCAGTTGAGGCCCCAGTCCCACGGGGCACGGCTCTTGCCGTCAGCACCGCTGTGCACCGCCAG CTCTCTGATGCGACCAAGGAGCTTGGCCGGGCCCATAAGGCAGTGCTGTCCCGCTGCGTTGTGCTGCAGG cacGAATATGCCCCGAGGAGACGGTCCTGTTCCTACAGTCCCAGCTGAGCGGTGGGAGTGAGGCCGGTCgcgtggcagccctgggcctgctGGGAGCGCTGGCCCACTCTGACG cacctgcagtgagagagaagctgccccAGGTGGTGGAGGCCGTGGGGTCAGTGTGCAACGACCCCAgtgcccag GTGCGGAGGGCAGTTCTGGAGTTCAtccgggagctgctcagctccggctcccagagctgctgggcatgggatgtggtggggcacATCTTCAACGAGTTCAGCCGGAGCTCGGGCAGACTG gtggcaggaggcctttTTGCCTGGGAAACACCGGAGGATGGAGCTCTTCGAGCTCTGTGCGTGGACATCCTGGGCTCGCTGGATGTCTCTCTGAGAGGGATGACCAAA ctcctgtggccgAGGCTGCTGCAGTACGTGGTGCCAGCCCAGTACAGCGGCATGCTCATCCCACTCTCCCGCTGTCTCCGAGCCCTAGTGGAGAGGCGAGAGAGAGCAGGgtgcaaggaagaagaggaggagccTGATGCCATGGACTCCCAGGAGCAAG cccggctgccggctccccaggCCCTGTTGGCTCGACTGCTG GTGGTGGCGGCAGATCCTTACGTGAGCGGCGAACGTGCAGtcgctgccttgcagctgctgcaggccctCCATGGCAGGATCCACAGAGCCTTGGGGGCGGCGTGGGCGACCGagatccccctcctgctgcagtacCTGGAAG gAAAAAACGGGAGCTGCCTGgactctgcagagtgggagcaCCGTGTGCTCAAG TTCCTGCGAGCGTCGCTGGAGCCCATCAAGGACAAGGCCTGGACCGTGGgcctgagccaggagctgagccagcagctgggcagctctgcccccggctcctgggagaag cttttcctctacAAGGCTCTTGGGACGGCGCTGGCAGCTTGTCGGGACCTCAGACACGTCCAAGGGCAGGTGCTGAGGTTCCTGCAGGAGACAAACGCCATGGAGCTGTCTGAGGCCCAG ggaatgatttctgttgtgtccCACGCTGCCGAGAGCCACTTCCACTTGGTCTTGGACACGGTGACTGTGTTCTCCGCTGCTTTCACCGGAGATGGGTTCTCTCAGACTTCCATGGGCTGGAAG GtacagcagaggcagaagatgGAGAGAGCCCAGGCCATTCGC